From Simonsiella muelleri ATCC 29453:
TTTGATGACCCCGATGTCAAAGGTTTATCGTGCTTTTTGTCTTACGCAAAAAAAGGTGGCTTGAAAGAAACGGTTAATTTAGAAGAAGATGCCTCCGATGCCTCTGTGTCGTGTGTGCAAACCGCCCCAATGGTTGAATTTCACGAAAGCGTTGTCACCAAACCGCGTAAAGTGTTCAAACGCGATGCCAGTTTCGCTTTCAAAAGCCTGCAAATCATGCGCTACTACGATGCCAAACGTAAAGCATTCGCTTACATGGTATACAGCGATAAAATTGTACAAGGTTCGCCGAAAAATTCGGTTAGCGCGTGGTCTTGTTTAGGCAATGTGGCAAATCGCTCTAATGTCGCTGTTGCCAGTGCGTCCGTACCTGCCACCACTCCAGCCAGTCAAACCGTTGGCACGTGTCAAATTTCACAGTAACCCACAATCTTTCAGGCTGCTTAATTGACCATGATGGACAATTCAGGCAGCCTGAAAAATGAGGGTCGTTTCATGCTTGTTGGACGCGCATTTCTATTTCTTCCAATAATTAGGCGTCAACAACATCAACACCGTAAAAATTTCTAATCGCCCTAACAACATAATAATTGTACAAATCCATTTTTGTATATCACTCAATGCCGCGTAATTTTGGCTCGGGCCAATACTCCCTAAACCTGGCCCCGCATTGGTAATACACGCAATCACTCCCGTGAGAGCAGTCAAAAAATCCAAACCCGTTATCATCAACGCAAACGTAAACACCACTACCGTCATAAAATACACAAAAATAAATGCCATAATCGCCATTGTGGTGCGTTCAGGTAGCGTTCTGCCGTTTACTTTAACCGTGCGGACAGCATCGGGGTGCAGCAGCAGCGTGATTTCACGCAAAGAAAATTTCCACAACGCCAATGCCCTCGCCAATTTTACCCCTCCTCCCATTGAACCTGTGTTCGCCAACACATTCGCCAAAAAAAACATCCACAACGATACAATCAAAGGCCAAGTTGCAAAATCTGTATTGGCAAATCCACTCGCCAATCCCACCGACACAAAATTAAAACTCACATAGCGAAACGCATCGAATAAAGAATAAAATCCCTTATCATACAAATACAAACTGCACACCACAATGCTGCCTGAAAGCAATAATAACATGATTCTGCATTCTTCATCATGCCAATACGAGCGCAAGCTTTTTTGACGTAACACCGCAAAATGATTGGCAAAATTAATGCCCCCCGCCAAAGTTGCCAACATAATCAAACCCTCAATCAATGGCGATTGAAAATAAGCAACGCTATTATCGTGCGTGGAAAATCCACCCAATGCAAATGTAGACATCGCATGACACATCGCATCAAACCAATCCATACCCGCCCAATGCAACAACAAACCAATCAATACCGTACAACCCAAATAAAATCCCCATAATCGTTTAGCGACTTGTGAAACACGTGGCGCAACTTTGGCATCTTTGTCAATGCCTGGAATTTCGGCTTTCAGCAGTTGCGTCCCCCCCACGCCCAGCATCGGCAACACCGCCACCGCCAACACAATAATCCCCATTCCCCCCAACCAATTCAACATATGTCGCCACAAATTAATAGACGGCGCAATATTATCCAACCCCGTAATCACAGTCGCACCCGTTGTGGTTAAACCACTCATGGCTTCAAAAAACGCATCAGTAAACGAAATCTCACCAAAATACAAATACATTGGCATCGCCGCCACCATCGCAAATTCCAACCACAACAACACCACCAACGTGAAACCATCACGCGGACGTAATTCACGTTGATATTGATAAGTCGCCAACCAAACCACCAATGACACCAGCACCGTGATAAAAGTCGTTTCTGCAAATGCCATAAAAGCATGATCACCAAATAAGTGTGAAATGGTAGTCGGTACAAAAGTCAGCAATGAAAACAATAAGCTGAGTTTAGACAACATATGAATAATGGGTAATAATTTATACATAATTTTCATAAAAGTTTCAGGCAGCCCGAAATTGTGCCACGCGCTTATGCGATAATCAACATTCTTGTTTTTTAGGAAAGCATAATGAATGATTTATTTGCCCCTGCTGCGTTAAGTGTATCCGAACTGAACAGCATTGCACGACAATTATTAGAAAATCAACTAGATGGCTTGTGGATTAGTGGCGAAATTTCCAATTTAACCCGCGCCGCCAGTGGGCACTATTAT
This genomic window contains:
- a CDS encoding TrkH family potassium uptake protein — its product is MYKLLPIIHMLSKLSLLFSLLTFVPTTISHLFGDHAFMAFAETTFITVLVSLVVWLATYQYQRELRPRDGFTLVVLLWLEFAMVAAMPMYLYFGEISFTDAFFEAMSGLTTTGATVITGLDNIAPSINLWRHMLNWLGGMGIIVLAVAVLPMLGVGGTQLLKAEIPGIDKDAKVAPRVSQVAKRLWGFYLGCTVLIGLLLHWAGMDWFDAMCHAMSTFALGGFSTHDNSVAYFQSPLIEGLIMLATLAGGINFANHFAVLRQKSLRSYWHDEECRIMLLLLSGSIVVCSLYLYDKGFYSLFDAFRYVSFNFVSVGLASGFANTDFATWPLIVSLWMFFLANVLANTGSMGGGVKLARALALWKFSLREITLLLHPDAVRTVKVNGRTLPERTTMAIMAFIFVYFMTVVVFTFALMITGLDFLTALTGVIACITNAGPGLGSIGPSQNYAALSDIQKWICTIIMLLGRLEIFTVLMLLTPNYWKK
- a CDS encoding CreA family protein, with the translated sequence MKTQLCLIATAFLLAACGNKADKIGEASTVFNMLGKNDRIEVEAFDDPDVKGLSCFLSYAKKGGLKETVNLEEDASDASVSCVQTAPMVEFHESVVTKPRKVFKRDASFAFKSLQIMRYYDAKRKAFAYMVYSDKIVQGSPKNSVSAWSCLGNVANRSNVAVASASVPATTPASQTVGTCQISQ